Part of the SAR324 cluster bacterium genome is shown below.
CTAACCAGATCGAGTGAATCAGCGTAAGATTCGTCCCAGTTAGGGTATGAGCGGTCCAGTGCCTTAGGATATTTCATGGTGTTATCCAATAAATTTTGTAAAAAAATATTGATTCTGATCTGGTATATTTACAGCAATCTTTTTTTAATTAGTATTCAGAAATTTTGAAGCAAAGGAGGCAGATTGAAATGACAACAAAAACTGGATTAAATTTATTAAAGTAGATTTAAGTTCACAGCCAAATCAAAATTAGAATGAAATTATTTAACCTCTGATTATAATGTAAATTCCAAGTATAAAACCCAAAGTCATCGAAACTTCAATAGCAGCAAGTTCCTCTACAAATCGCATCCAAAGAAATTGAATTCCAATAAAAGTGATGACAGCGATAAACAGCCTATCAAACCAGTTATTTTTTATAGGGAGAAACCCTTTTTTCATAAGTTATCCTTTCACTGCCCCGAAGGTTAAACCAGATACGATATGACGCTGCACAAGACTAATAAAGACCAAAGCAGGGAGCATTGAAACAAAACCTACTGCAGCCATGGCACCCCAATTCGTACCAGTAGTGGTGACAAACTCAGCCAGCCCTGTAGGTATTGTGCGGGCATATACACTAGTCAAGGTTGCAGCCAATAAGTATTCATTCCAGGCAAAAATCCAGCTCAATAATGCTGTAATTGCAATTCCTGGTGCTGCTTGGGGAATAATGATTCTAAATATGATTGTAAAATAATTACCACCATCGATTAAAACAGCCTCATCTAATTCTCTTGGTATTCCGTCAAATATACCTTTCAGTAACCAGATAGCAAAAGGGAGATTGAAAACACAATAAAGTAGAATCAATCCTAATTTTGTATCAAA
Proteins encoded:
- a CDS encoding carbohydrate ABC transporter permease, with product MIKNLKKLVKFIIWSILSMITIIPIYWMFVVSTRSPVELFGKPDFSPTFFEKIYWKNFTKPFVDGVYAEYLWNSIIVASCNAILVTILAIMATYALSRWKLAASENIFFWTMTNRMAPPAAFLLPLFLLFSIVFRYDDVSLFDTKLGLILLYCVFNLPFAIWLLKGIFDGIPRELDEAVLIDGGNYFTIIFRIIIPQAAPGIAITALLSWIFAWNEYLLAATLTSVYARTIPTGLAEFVTTTGTNWGAMAAVGFVSMLPALVFISLVQRHIVSGLTFGAVKG